TCGAAAGAAAAATATTTTAACATTGGCTTGAAAATATATATTTTAGGGTGTACTTCATTTTTTCGCTCCACATAAAAAATCATCAATATTTAATTTCGCTCTTCAGGAAAGATGCCTGATTATATTGCATCGTAGCTTAGAAGCTACGACGAACTAACGGATATCAGATTCTTTAAAGTAAAATTGTAAGGCTTTAGCATTGTGTATTAACGTTTAAAATGAATACAAAGTTTAAAATGGAAATGGGTTAGTGAAAAGTGCATAATAATCAAAAACATGGTGGCATATTATCTAAAAAAAGCTAGCTCAAGTGGCTTCGGTTTCTCCGCCGCGGCGGATGCGCTCAGCCACCAGTGATAGGAAAACTGAATGAAATGAAGCATAAGCAAGGTATTGGCTTAGTGATAATATCTAAAAAAAAGCTAGCTCAAGTGACTTCGGCTTATGATATGATACAGTTTTCTGCAAAATGGAGTTCTGCAGAGTTGTAGTAATCGCTCACCAGTCCTCCTTCGTGGGCTTAGTGGTTGATGGGCACTAAGATCGCTCACCAGTCTTCGCTTTGCTCAGCTTAGTGGTCGATGGGGATACCATTTTTTGAATTGTAAATTCTTAAAATATAGTATCGAAGTTGTAAACTTCGACAATCAGGCAATCAGGAAAGTGGCTTCGGCTCCTTCGCCGCAGCGAATGCACTCAGCCACCGTCTTTGAAACAGGTGATTGATTAATTACGGATTTTAAATTGGTCACCAGTCCTTCTTCGTCGGCTTTGTGGTCGATTACTTATACTTTCTCCAAAATGACAGCATATCCCTGACCTACTCCCACACACATGGTGACAAGGGCGTATCGCAAATTTTTTCTTTTCAACTGCAGTGCAGCAGTAAGTATGATCCTCGCCCCAGTCATACCTAATGGATGCCCCAGTGCGATAGCGCCACCGTTAGGGTTGACTCTCTGATCGTCGTCAGCAACGTGCAAGGCTCTAAGACATGCCAATACCTGAACCGCAAACGCTTCATTGATCTCAATGATATCCATCTGGTCCATGGTGAGGCCAGCTTTTTTAAGGACCTTATTGCTGGCTTCCACAGGGCCGATGCCCATGACTGAGGGTTCAACACCTGCAATTGCTGAGCTCACAATTCTTGCCAATGGTGCCAGGTTGTGGTGCAATAATCCATCTTCAGATGCCAATAGGAGTGCTGCAGCTCCGTCATTGATGCCAGATGCATTTCCTGCTGTGACACTTCCATCCCTGAGGAATGCCGGACTTAATGCTGATAGTGCTTCTAATGTCGTTTCAGGTTTTATATACTCATCATCCTTGAAAATCCGGCTTTGTTTGCCTTCTTTAATGCTCACCGGAACGATTTCATCTGCATATATGCCACTTGCAAGAGCTTCAGCAGCCTTCTTCTGAGACCAAAGTGCAAATATGTCCTGATCGTTGCGACTAATCCCATATCTGGCAGCAAGATTTTCAGCCGTCACTCCCATGGCATCAGTACCGTACATAGCGTGCATTTGGGGATTTACAAACCTCCAGCCAAAACTGCTGTCAAACAGTTCTTGATGACCACCATATGGTATCCCGGATTTAGACATGACCAAAGGAGCCCTAGTCATGTGCTCTACGCCCCCTGCTATCACTAACTGAGCATCTCCACATACGATAGCTCGGTGTGCCTGTACCACTGCCGACATCCCTGAAGCACACAATCTGTTGACTGTCTCACCAGGACAAGTATATGGCAATCCGGCAAGCAAGAGTGCCATACGAGCCACGTTTCTATTGTCTTCACCAGCCTGATTGGCACACCCTAATATGACATCATCTATCAAAGCAGGGTCAAGTGATGGGTATCTCTCCAATAAAGTTTTCAATGGAATGGCTGCCAAATCATCAGCACGCACGGATGATAATGCGCCACGGAGTCTTCCTATCGGAGTTCGTACTCCGCCGATGATGTAAGATGTTTGCATAGGTTGAATGAGTGAATAAGTGTGAAAATGTATTAATGAATCAGTCGCGTTTGATTTATTATGAATCGCTCTCCAGTCCTCCTTCGTCGGCTTAGTGGTCGATACACCCTTTCGACTGAGAAGCGTCCCAAAGGGCGACTCTTAAGCGAAAAGGGTTGAATTATGAATCGCTCACCAGTGCTTCTCTGTCGGCTTAATGGTCGATGGTTGCAAAGATCGCTCACCAGTCTTCGCTATGCTCAGCTTAGTGGTCGATGGGTACCATTTTTTGAATTGCAAATTCTTAAAATATAGTATCGAAGTTATAAACTTCGACAATCAGGTTTTTATATGTTGAATTATGAATCGCTCACCAGTCCTCCTTTGTCGGCTTAGTGGTCGATGGGTCCAAGATCGCTCACCAGTCTTCGCTTTGCTCAGCTTGGTGGTCGATGGATAAATTTAAAAAGCCCCCTTCAATTGCTCGAAGAGAGGCCATCCCAAAAACCGATTTATCAAAAAGTGGAGGTCGTTTCCAACCTCCACTTATGTTTAGATTTTCAGATCATCAGCACCGATTACTCGATGATGATCATTTTCTTAGTTGCTGTGAAGTCACCGCTCTTAAGTGTGTAGTACATCACACCACTTGCTCCCAACTGCTCTCTTGTGAATGTTTCACTGTTCAAGCCTTTGTTTGCGTTGATGTTTCTTACTGTCACTACTTTACCAGTTACATCATATACACTTAAGGAAGCTGCTGCTGCCTCAGGCATGTTGAAGCTTACTGTAGTCTGACCCTTGAATGGGTTAGGCTCGTTTTGCATCAACTCGATAGCTGTTACTGGAGCTGTTCTTACTTCTAAGCTTACTTTGCCCACTTTAAGGTCGCTAGTGTATGCTTCTGCTGAAGTCACTGCTGATCCGATTGAAAGCATTTCGCTTACTTTCACTGCTCTGTCTGCTTTTACTGTGATAGTAAAGAGTACTTCATCATTAGCTACTGTAACACCTTTGTCAGATGCATAAGACATAGTTACTACGTCATTTGCAATCACTCCGATGTTATTGTCATTGATTCCTATAGCACCACCATCGATACCTACAAAGCTTGCACCTTTAAGGTTCATAGTGTACTGGAAGCCTGCTACATCATTGAAGTTGGCTGCTGTAACTGCGATGTCTACTACATCACCTGCTGCGATAGTTTGCTCTGCTACAGTCATAGCAACTGTATTTGCGCTTCTGCTTTCTACTGCTGGGCTAGCAACATTGGTAGTTACATTACCATTGACATCTCCTACCTTAACAGCTACAAAGTTTTGGTTCATCATATCTTTGTCCAAAGAAGAGATTGCTATCTTCTCAAGATAAGGGAATGGTGTACTTGCATTCATTGTCTGAGATGATATAGGGAATCTCCAGCTTGCGTTGTTTGGCAACTCATTGTAGATACCTAAGATCAATTTTCTCAACTCTGTAAGATCCTGAGCTGTTACTTTACCATCATTGTTTACATCTGCTGCAATCATTTTGTATGGTGAAGATAATGTCTCAATACCCAAGATATGTCTCTGAATCATCACAAGGTCAAGTGTACTTACTCCATTGATGTAGTCTCCACCTTTGCTCGCTGTAACTTCGTAATCGATTCCGTTTGGAACACTCTTCTCAAATGTACCATTCGAAGGAGTGGTTACTGATACTGGGTACTCAGTGATATTGGCATCTATTGTCACAGTGACATTGCTGACAGTCTGATTTGATTCAGTTGCTACTGTACCTGCTATTCTAGATCCTGCACCACCTGTAGGACATCCGTTACCATTACATACTAACTTAAGATTGACCATACAGAAGTCTGTATTCAGATTCCAATCCCATACGCTTACGTTTACTTGTACTTCATTGGAAGACTTACCTTGTAATGCGTCGCTTGTCCAGATTTTGCCTGAAGTCTTAGTGGCAGGTAACCATTTCTGTGCTGTTCCTGCAGCATATTCAGCAGGTGTAGCTGAAAGTCCTTTTCCTTTGAATAAATGCTCTGTATTCAAGCTTGTCAATATCGGGTGCTCACCATTGAATGTAAACAACAAGTCTTTTTGTGCTGTACATGGCCATGCAAGGTCTCCGTCAAATGATCCCTTATCAAAGTCTCTTGCCCAAAGCTCTACCATTGGCTTAGCAGTGCTTCCTGCCGGTGTTGCCATCAGTGCTGTGCTCAGGTGTACACAATAAGGTGTTGGTGCTTTTTTGTCTTTCACCTCGATGGTCTCTGTACATGCACCGAAATTATGACATCCGTCTGTTACTTTCCATGTCACTTTATGGTAGCTGTGCTTACCTTCAATGATATTAGGGAATGTAATTGTAATATTATCTTTTGGCTTGCTCGGAGCTACATATTTGGCAGGTACCCAAACTCCCGGAGAAACCTGAAGTGTTTGTCCACCACCAAAGTTCCAGTTGGTAGGTACAAATGAACTATAAGCATAGTCAACAGTACCATCTGCCCACTCGTCAATCACAACATACCACTTCAACCATCTGTTAGGATCGTTAGGAATACAGCCACCATCATCATTTGCTGATTTTGTCAAGGTCACTGTAGTCTTACAGTTTGCACCAGCTGCGATACATGTATCTTTACATGCTACTACCGGAGCTATCACATCTTCAAATACAAAGGTCTTGTAGTAACATACTTCTTTATGATCACACCAGTTGACAAATTTGTACTTCACTACCCACTTTCTACATACTCCATCCTCGAAGTCAAACTGCTCAGGCTGGCTTACGTTCAATCCGATCACATCACATGGTGCCTGTACATATTTTGGTTCCCATGCAGCTATGTCTGCAGCTGTAGGTCCGGTACATGCTACCGGCGCAGGGGCGCCTGTTGGTGCATTACAAAATACAGTTTGGTTAGTATTTACTGCAGGTGCAGTATGAGAGTATCTGCTGTCTGCAGCAAAATTCCACACCTGTGTGCTGTTGCTTTGAAGTACTCTGATATTTTGTATACACGTTATGTATTGTACGGTTGTTGAACCTTTAGGAGTGAATGGTACTCTGAAGGTTCTTCTAATCCAACCAAGATCACACTTATCAAGTTCTTCTGCATCGCTGAATTCAACAGCAGGATTTCCGCAAGCTCCGTTAGCTTCTGCTACTCCTGTCTTGTCGAAGTTTACTCCAGCCACAGACTTCCAAACACCTACGCTTGTCTCTATCGGCCAGTCACAGAAGATCGTGGCATCTTTAGGACATACTAGGATCGGTGGATTGTTGTTTTCAACTCTTACAGTTGACCACGTCTCATTGAAGTTGTCTTGCTGTGGATTTGGATTGGCATCTGTTGCTAATACCCAACATCCGATACATCCGTCTTTGTTACCATCATCCCACACTCTCATCTGTACATCATGTGATCCAAACGCCTGACCGGCAGGTATGTCCTCACAACAGAATTTCACAAACTTACCACCGTCAGTATCTAAGAAGTTGTGTAACTTAGTAGCATCTGCTCTGGTAATATTAGCTCTGGATGTTCTCCATGTTGATCCTGCACCTACTGATCCTGTGTAGTCCCAGAATTCAGGTCTTACTACAGTAGCTCCACTTACTACACTCATATCTCTCCATGTCCATTGTCCTTGTGCCTCATCTATCAATACTACTTTCCAGTTCATATTGGTTGGACTTACTCCGGCATCTCTTGTACGTGATCCACTACTGCTTGTCCATGTCCAGGTGATATTGGCTGTAGGAGATGAGCTAGTGGAGAAATTAATACCAGGCATACTGCTGTATGTTCTGTTATTATTGTGTCCGTAATATCCTATATTTGAACATAAAGGAGAATCCAAAGCTCTTCTGATCTCGATTCTTACATCACTACAGTTGTCATGTGATCCGTTGTCTACACTTGGTGCAAACAATTTAGCACTTGCATCTGCTGTACCATGTGCATCATATCCGGGAGTAAGACCTACTACGATATTTTGCTTAGTCACAGGTACTGGTGCTGTTCTGTCAGCTACAGTAATATCCATAAGATGTATTGTCTCATTACCACAACAGTCAGTGCCTATGTACTTAAATGTGGTTACTCCGCATGGTACTCCTGCTGCTCTCCATCCTTTGCCTGCTACCCAGGTCACTGTCAAACCATGAACGATATCAGCTGCCTTAACTGTGATAGTTGGGTTGTGGTCACAATTGTCATGAAGTTCCCATACCTCAGGCATCCAGAAGTCTGCTGTACAACCCCATGGATTGGTACTTACTGTCTCATCGTTCACTAAGAAGGTAGGTCCTTCACTATCGATAGACTTGATGACCTGTGTACACTCATAAAGATTACCAGTACACCAGTCAAGTGTTGTCCATCTTCTGATCACTTTATTGTTGCCTTTACAGCCTACTGCACATGCTTCAAGATTCTGATCTGTATAAGTAGATATGAACTTACATACACCATGTAATCTACCTTGTACTCCTGCTAAATCAGCAGTCTTCAACCAAGGGTATACACTTCTTGTCGCTTCTGCATCGCTGCCAGTCACATCTTTGATATGAGCCCAGAGATATTCAGGTTCTAAACGAACACCACATGTTACCTCAACATTGTCAGGACACATGATACGTGCAGCATCTACTGGCAATACATCGATTCTGTCTTCACACGTTGCTGTGAACCCACCACAATCTTTGATAGACCATTTTCTTAGTATAAATCCACCACAGTCTTTAGTAAAGTCGTGGATGGTCATTTTTACATCTACTATACCACAATTGTCATTCATCACAGGTCTGTTCCAAGTAGTGGTTGAATTTTGTGAAAGGATAGTACTTACCGCATCACAAGATATAGTCATAGCAGGACGGCATATGATAGTAGGAGCAAATTTATCCTCAACAAGGATTTTTCCCCAGCATTTATTACCAGTCGCGTTGTTTGTCACTGAATAAGTCCAGTTTTTGCCAATGTGTCTCTTATCTACTCTGTTGCCACCGAAAGGCTCGATAGATACTGTGAATGCACTGTTACAAATACCTGGTGTATTCAACAATAATTGAGGAGTGATCTCATCATTACAGCTTTCACCGACAGAGTAGTTCAGTTGTCCTATACATACTAACTGTGTAGGCGTAGCTGCCTGAGTCACGATGATACGGAAGTCTTCCTGACGTGTTCTGCCTGAGTTGTCTGTAGCTGTTATCAAAATATTGTGGGTACCAACAGGGATATTACCTAAAGTAATACGCTGTCCACCGGCAGACAATGAAGTTGCTCCGGTAATTCCAACTGGAAAAGAAAGAGTACCACTAGCTATACCACAATCATCGATCAATGAAACCTCAAATGTAGTACTTGCTACAGATGGGCCGCAAGGATCAAGATTGATAGAGATATCCTGAGAAGGGTGTACTATGATCGGTGCGATCAGGTCAGGCTGAGATACTACTGTGATCTCAGGCAATACGAAAACCTGTGCTCCAACCGGAGGTGTATATCTGATATTAGCAAAGTAAGAAACTTCAAATGGACTCGTCAGGTTTGCATCAAGCTGAACCTGATACTCACGATAAAGTGTCCTGTTGCTTCCAACAGTTTGCTGAAAATATAATGAAACATTTGTCGCTCCAGGTATAGAGAACAGAATATTTCCAGGAACGATGTCCTCACAATCATCAGTCACGGTAAACCCGTAAACACTGATCACATCACCAAAACACTTGGCAGCTGTGAAAGTCTCTGCTGCAGCTATGATTTTAGGAGGCTGGTTTTCAGATGCTTTTGTCACCGTGATGACCTGATCTATAAATCCGGTATTTCCATAGGCATCGATGTATGAAGCTGCTACCAGGTAAGAGCCCACAGCAGG
The sequence above is drawn from the Saprospiraceae bacterium genome and encodes:
- a CDS encoding T9SS type A sorting domain-containing protein, whose product is MKRFLLFICGLLCMSVLSVETANAQCPAPTALSALNIGQNSASLRWTSNDTPLDNCWTLVVGGQGLANCNNTGQASVVATLCNNGGVPTSNNPAVSFTVAGQVITAVVNGLQAGTDYEFFVSETCNGIGTPANVSVCTGPLAFITLDAQYTVSATTIRPTCPFGTANYVANGSFTVAVTNGSTCAGTYTVNAVPVAGSGPAGSTPPSTTVVTYIGFPAGNFLFANAGAGQYTVTVTETGACNPPTDPLVVLVTVPNGVDATAPTFYVTDVLGNILADNDGATATGAARNFGSTTIPEGACGRQDQYYVYGTDGCSGSVTAANAVSATSSTTPATVVPATQVTVTPDGLGFYLVDVFWSVGQTTVTISFQDATGNTASVTLTRNVIDNTDPVVKILSSSQFVIPQCATTITGIVTFQIDDLCDQNAVNWANFVPNFGGATGVLNFTGNNYREYLVTFPAVGSYLVAASYIDAYGNTGFIDQVITVTKASENQPPKIIAAAETFTAAKCFGDVISVYGFTVTDDCEDIVPGNILFSIPGATNVSLYFQQTVGSNRTLYREYQVQLDANLTSPFEVSYFANIRYTPPVGAQVFVLPEITVVSQPDLIAPIIVHPSQDISINLDPCGPSVASTTFEVSLIDDCGIASGTLSFPVGITGATSLSAGGQRITLGNIPVGTHNILITATDNSGRTRQEDFRIIVTQAATPTQLVCIGQLNYSVGESCNDEITPQLLLNTPGICNSAFTVSIEPFGGNRVDKRHIGKNWTYSVTNNATGNKCWGKILVEDKFAPTIICRPAMTISCDAVSTILSQNSTTTWNRPVMNDNCGIVDVKMTIHDFTKDCGGFILRKWSIKDCGGFTATCEDRIDVLPVDAARIMCPDNVEVTCGVRLEPEYLWAHIKDVTGSDAEATRSVYPWLKTADLAGVQGRLHGVCKFISTYTDQNLEACAVGCKGNNKVIRRWTTLDWCTGNLYECTQVIKSIDSEGPTFLVNDETVSTNPWGCTADFWMPEVWELHDNCDHNPTITVKAADIVHGLTVTWVAGKGWRAAGVPCGVTTFKYIGTDCCGNETIHLMDITVADRTAPVPVTKQNIVVGLTPGYDAHGTADASAKLFAPSVDNGSHDNCSDVRIEIRRALDSPLCSNIGYYGHNNNRTYSSMPGINFSTSSSPTANITWTWTSSSGSRTRDAGVSPTNMNWKVVLIDEAQGQWTWRDMSVVSGATVVRPEFWDYTGSVGAGSTWRTSRANITRADATKLHNFLDTDGGKFVKFCCEDIPAGQAFGSHDVQMRVWDDGNKDGCIGCWVLATDANPNPQQDNFNETWSTVRVENNNPPILVCPKDATIFCDWPIETSVGVWKSVAGVNFDKTGVAEANGACGNPAVEFSDAEELDKCDLGWIRRTFRVPFTPKGSTTVQYITCIQNIRVLQSNSTQVWNFAADSRYSHTAPAVNTNQTVFCNAPTGAPAPVACTGPTAADIAAWEPKYVQAPCDVIGLNVSQPEQFDFEDGVCRKWVVKYKFVNWCDHKEVCYYKTFVFEDVIAPVVACKDTCIAAGANCKTTVTLTKSANDDGGCIPNDPNRWLKWYVVIDEWADGTVDYAYSSFVPTNWNFGGGQTLQVSPGVWVPAKYVAPSKPKDNITITFPNIIEGKHSYHKVTWKVTDGCHNFGACTETIEVKDKKAPTPYCVHLSTALMATPAGSTAKPMVELWARDFDKGSFDGDLAWPCTAQKDLLFTFNGEHPILTSLNTEHLFKGKGLSATPAEYAAGTAQKWLPATKTSGKIWTSDALQGKSSNEVQVNVSVWDWNLNTDFCMVNLKLVCNGNGCPTGGAGSRIAGTVATESNQTVSNVTVTIDANITEYPVSVTTPSNGTFEKSVPNGIDYEVTASKGGDYINGVSTLDLVMIQRHILGIETLSSPYKMIAADVNNDGKVTAQDLTELRKLILGIYNELPNNASWRFPISSQTMNASTPFPYLEKIAISSLDKDMMNQNFVAVKVGDVNGNVTTNVASPAVESRSANTVAMTVAEQTIAAGDVVDIAVTAANFNDVAGFQYTMNLKGASFVGIDGGAIGINDNNIGVIANDVVTMSYASDKGVTVANDEVLFTITVKADRAVKVSEMLSIGSAVTSAEAYTSDLKVGKVSLEVRTAPVTAIELMQNEPNPFKGQTTVSFNMPEAAAASLSVYDVTGKVVTVRNINANKGLNSETFTREQLGASGVMYYTLKSGDFTATKKMIIIE
- the pcaF gene encoding 3-oxoadipyl-CoA thiolase is translated as MQTSYIIGGVRTPIGRLRGALSSVRADDLAAIPLKTLLERYPSLDPALIDDVILGCANQAGEDNRNVARMALLLAGLPYTCPGETVNRLCASGMSAVVQAHRAIVCGDAQLVIAGGVEHMTRAPLVMSKSGIPYGGHQELFDSSFGWRFVNPQMHAMYGTDAMGVTAENLAARYGISRNDQDIFALWSQKKAAEALASGIYADEIVPVSIKEGKQSRIFKDDEYIKPETTLEALSALSPAFLRDGSVTAGNASGINDGAAALLLASEDGLLHHNLAPLARIVSSAIAGVEPSVMGIGPVEASNKVLKKAGLTMDQMDIIEINEAFAVQVLACLRALHVADDDQRVNPNGGAIALGHPLGMTGARIILTAALQLKRKNLRYALVTMCVGVGQGYAVILEKV